CCCGACGTCGACGCCGTCGCGATTCGTCGGCGCGTCGGCATGGTCTTCCAAAAGCCCAACCCCTTTCCGACGATGAGCGTCATGGACAACGTCGTGTCGGGCTTGCGCCTCGCCGGAATGAAGAACAAGGACCAGCTCATGGAGGCGTGCGAACGCGCCTTGCGGCAAGCCGCGCTGTGGGACGAAGTCAAGGACCGCCTCAAGTTGCCCGGCTCCAGCTTGTCGGGCGGGCAGCAGCAGCGCCTGTGCATCGCGCGCGCCCTCGCCGTGCAACCCGAGATCCTGCTCATGGACGAGCCGACGTCCGCGCTCGATCCGCAGTCCACGGCGCGCATCGAGGACCTCATGGCGGATCTCAAGAAGGTCACGACGATCATCATCGTGACGCACAACATGCAACAGGCGGGCCGCGTCTCGGACACGACGAGCTTCTTTCTCAACGGCGACATGGTCGAGCGCGGCCCGACGTCCGACATCTTCGTGAGTCCGCGCGACGAGCGCACCGAGGCCTACATTCGCGGCCGCTTCGGTTGAGCGGACCGCGCCTTCACACGCCTCGATCCGGATTCGAACGCGGCGTACCCCTTCGAACCATCCACGGCCTTCTCGCGCGTGCGGCGTCACCTCGGGGGTCTCGGGAATCGGGTTTCCGAGGTGGGGGCGCGTCGGGGATGACGCGAGGCAGACGGGGCGGGGTCACCTCGTGAGCGCCGCCGTGCGCCTCGAGGTGCGGTCGACGTCGAGACCGCGAACGGAATCGGGCGCCGCGCCGTAATACACTGCGTCCGTGACCAGCGTCCTGACTCGTACCGCCACCGTCTCGCGCGACACGAAGGAAACGCAGATTCGCGTGTCGATCGACCTCGATTCGCCGGGAGGGACGGTCCGCACCGGGCACGGCTTCCTCGACCACATGCTCGACCAGCTTTCGCGCCACGGGCGCCTCGGGCTGACGGTCGAGGCGACGGGAGACTTGCACATCGAGCCGCACCACCTCGTGGAGGACACGGGCATCACCGTGGGGCAAGCCCTCGGCGAAGCGCTCGGAAAGCGCGTCGGCATCGAGCGTTACGGCAGCGCCTTCGTTCCGATGGACGAGACGCTCGCGCACGTCGTCGTGGACCTTTCGGGGCGGGCGCACCTCGCCTTCGAGCCCGAGAAGCTCGACGTGTGGGGCGCCGCCGGGAACTTCACGCACTACCACTTGCGCGAGTTTCTGCGCGGCTTGTCGAACCACGCGGGCATGACGCTGCACGTGCGTCTCCTCGCGGGCCGCGAAGCGCACCACGTCATCGAGGCGATCATGAAAGCCTTCGCCCGCGCGTTGCGCGACGCGGTGAAGGTCACGAGCGACGAGCTCGCGAGCACGAAGGGGCTGCTGTGACCACCTTGCTCCTCGATTACGGCGCGGGAAACATCCGAAGCGCCCACAAAGCCTTGTTGCGCGCGGGGCTCGACGCCGAGGTCACGAGCGATCCCGCGCGGCTATCGAACGCCGAGGCGATCGTGGTGCCCGGCCAAGGGCACTTTCGGCAGGTGATGGACGCCTTTCGATCGTCGGGCTTCGAGGATCCGCTGCGCGCCGCGCTCGCGAGCGGCACGCCGCTGCTGGGGATCTGCGTCGGGATGCAGTTGTTGTTCGAGGGCAGCGAGGAAGCGCCCGGCACGCCCGGACTGGGCTTGCTCAAGGGCGTCGTGCGCCGCTTCGAAGGGGATCTCAGCGTGCCTCAGATGGGCTGGAACTCCGTGGACAAGGTCGGAGACTCTCCCCTGCTCAACGACGTGCCGTGCCCCGCGTACGTGTACTTCGCCAACTCGTACTACGTGGGCCTCGACGCGGACGTCGAGGCGGGCGGCATCTCCGAGTACGGCGTGCCCTTTTGGAGCGCCGTGTCGCACGGCAACGTCCACGCGACGCAGTTCCACCCGGAAAAGAGCGGCCCGGTGGGCCTCAGCATCTTGGAGAGCTTCAAGCGAAACGTCGTCGAAAAGCGGCGAACAGCACTTGAATGAACGTTCGCGTTTTGTGAGACGGCGCCTCACGCCTTAATCTGAGCGCATGTCGATTCCCGCGGTTCCGAGTTACCTCGATTTCTGGAGTCTCGCGTCGGGCGAGAACGTTCGGCCCGACTTGATTCTCGGCGCGCACGTCACGACCGAGGACGGCGTGTCCGGCGTGCGCTTCGCGTGCTGGGCGCCGAACGCGCGAACGGTCGCCGTCGTCGGGGACTTCAACGGGTGGAATCCTTTCGTGCATCCCATGCAGCGCCACGATCTGGGCTTTTGGCACGTGTTCGTGCCGAACGCCGAGCACGGGCAGCTCTACAAGTTCGCCGTGACGGACCAAGCGGGCCGAACGGTGCACAAGAGCGATCCGTACGGGCGCTTCATGGAGCTTCGCCCCAACACGGCGTCGGTCGTGTGGAGTCCCGAGCCGTTCGAGTGGACGGACAACCACTGGATGGCGACGCGCACGCACGCGTACGACGCCCCGATGAGCATCTACGAGGTGCACCTCGCGTCGTGGAGCAAGCGCGAGGACGGCTGGTATCTCGATTACCGCGAGATCGGCCATCGCCTCACCGCGTACGCGGCCGAGCTCGGCTTCACGCACGTGGAGCTCATGGGAGTGCTGGAGCACCCCTTCGACGGTTCGTGGGGCTATCAGGTGACGGGCTACTACGCGCCGACGTCGCGGCACGGCACGCCCGAGGATTTCCGGTGGATGGTGAACCACCTGCACGAGAACGGCATCGGCGTGATTCTCGACTGGGTGCCCGGCCACTTTCCCACCGACGAGTCGGGCCTCGCCCATTGGGACGGCACGAGCTTGTTCGAGTACGCCGATCCGCGCAAAGGCTACCACCCCGACTGGAACACGTACGTCTTCGATTACGGCCGCAACGAGGTCGTGTCGTTCCTGATGGGCTCGGCGCTGATTTGGCTGGAGGACTACCACGTGGACGGTTTGCGCGTGGACGCCGTGGCGAGCATGATCTACCTCGACTTCTCGCGCAACGAGTGGATTCCGAACGTGTACGGCGGCCGCGAGAATCTGGAGGCGATCTCGTTCATGAAGCGCCTCAACGACACCGTGCACGGCCGCAATCCCGGCGCGATGATGATCGCCGAGGAAAGCACGGCCTTTCCCGGCGTGACGTGGCCGACGCCCGCCGGCCTCGGCTTCGATTACAAGTGGGCGATGGGTTGGATGAACGATACCCTCGCTTACTTCGAGAAGGACCCGATCTACCGTCAGTTCGAGCACCACAAGGTCACGTTCTTCAACGTGTACCGTCAATCCGAGCACTTCATCTTGGCGATCAGCCACGACGAGGTCGTGCACCTCAAGAAGTCGATGGTCGGCAAGATGCCCGGCAATTGGTACGAGCAACGCGCGGGCCTGCGCGCCTTTCTCGCGCTGCAGTGGGCGACGCCCGGCAAGAAGTTGCTGTTCATGGGTCAGGAGTTCGCGCAAGGACCCGAGTGGAACTTCGCCGAGGGCTTGCCGTGGTACGTCCTCGACCACGCCGAGCACGCGGGCGTTCAGCGACTCGTGCGCGACCTCAACCACCTCTACCGCGACTTGCCCGCTCTGCACAAAGGAGACCACGAGCAGACGGGGCAGCGCTGGCTCGGCTCGGACGACGCCAGCAACTCGGTGTACAGCTTCTTGCGGTGCGATCCCACGTCGGGCGCGTACGTGGTCGTCGTGGCGTCGCTCACGCCCTTGTACCGCGAGCAGTACAAGATCGGCGTGCCCGAGGCGGGACGGTACAAAGTCGTTCTCAGCACGGACGCGCGCGAGTACGGCGGGTACAGCACGTACGAAGGCGACCTCACGGCGGTCGAGGGCGCGTGGCACGGACAACCGAACCACCTGCGCCTCAACCTCGCGCCCAACTCGGTGCTGTACCTCGTGAAGGAGTGACGAGCCGTTCGTGAGCGCCCCGAGACCGCGGCCGAGTCCTTTGCAGGCGTTGAATCTGCTGCTGCTGGCCGCTTTGGCCGTGCTGCTGCTGATGCCGCTGCTGGGGTTCGGCTTGCCGTCCTTGGCGCTCGTGGCGTCACTGCTGGCGGCGCGGCTCGTGATTCAGGTGCTGCGGGCGCGCAACGAGCCGCAACTTCGGCGCCCCGGCGCCTGGATTCTCGACGGGGCGCTGATTTTGCTGTTGCTGAGTCAACGGGCGTGACGCGTTAGGCGACGCGAATGCGGCGGTAGCGGCCCTGAGCGACCGCGTACGCGCCGTACGCGATCACGCCGAGCGCCACGACCACGAGCAACCACGGTCCGACGGGCGCGCGCTCGAGTTCGCGCAGGGCGTCGGCGAGCCCGCCCGCCTTGCTGGGGTCGTTCGTCCACGCCGCTTGGATCAGGAAGACGCCGAGCAAGCCGAAAACCGTGCCGCGCGCCGCGATGCCGACGCGGCCCGCCTTGCGAATGCCGTCTTGCAATTTCGGGTCGAGGCCCGTAACGTCGATGCGCTTCATGAACAACGCCTTGTACGCGACGTACAACTGATTGCCCGCCACGGCGAGAACGCCCAAGCCGATGAGCGCCACGAGCCACTCTCCGAAGGGGCGCGCCATGAGTTGCGCCGTCCATTCGTCCTGACTGCCGCCGCCGCTTCTCGACGCGCCGATGCCCGCTCGACCCATCGCGTACAACGCCAAGCTGACGTACGCGATCGCGCTCAAGAAGAACCCGATGCGCTTCACGATGCCTTTGGCGCCGTGTCCTTGATGCTCGGGGTCGAGCACGGCGCGCACGAGTTGCCACAGCGCGTAGCCGATCAAGCCGAGCCCCAGCACAACGAGCAGAAACTGGCCGAACGGCGCGTCGCCGAGTCGGGCGAGCGCGCCGCGCTGATCGGTCACGCGGCCCGCGTCGAAGGCGGCGCGCAGGGCCAGCACGCCGACCGTGCCGTAGATGACGCCCTTGCACACGTACCCGAAGCGGGCGAGTCGTTCGATCCAGGGAGCGACCTCGTGCGCGGCCGACTTTGCTTGCTCTTTGACCTTGTGTCCGACGTTCATGACTTCAGCATGCGAAAGTGGCCGCGCGGCGGTGTTCAAGGTTGCTGAAGATCTTTTCGGGCTTCAAGGGCGTCTGAACGCGTCGATGCTCTATAATTCCTGATTAGCGCCGTTTGAGCGCGGAGGGCTTATGCAAGAACTGTTGGAAAAACTGGCCGCCCTCCGGGAGTATCTTTGACATTCCCGGCAAAGCGCGCCGACTGAACGAACTCGACCACATGCTCGAAGACCCCAGCCTCTGGAACGATCCGAACAAGGGTCGTCAAGTGTCGCAGGAGGCGAACTCCGTGCGGCGGGTGGTGGAAGGCTACGAGCGCCTCAAGAGCGACGCGCAGGGCCTCGCGGAGATGATGGAGATGGCGTCCGACGAGGAACGCGAGATGCTGCTCGAAGAGCAGGAATCCATTCAGCATCGCGTCGACGACCTGTACAAGGAAACGTTGTTCACGATGAAGCACGCGGACGCGCCCGCCATCGTGAAGGTCAAGAGCGGCGCGGGCGGTACCGAGTCGCAAGACTGGGCGGGCATGCTGCAGCGCATGTACATGCGCTGGGCAGAACGGCACGGCTTCAAAGTAGACCTTCTCGACGAGCAGGCGGGCGAGCAGGCGGGCGTCGTGAGCGCCGAATTCATCGTTCGTGGCGATCGCGCCTTCGGCATGATGGTGCCCGAGCACGGCGTGCACCGCCTCGTGCGCGTCTCACCGTTCGACTCGAACAACCGCCGCCACACCTCATTCGCGTCCGTGGACGTCGTGCCCGAGGTGCCCGAGCAGGAAATCGACATCGTCGTTCCAGACTCGGAGGTGCGCGTCGACGTGTACCGTTCGCAAGGCGCGGGTGGTCAGGGCGTCAACACGACGGACTCCGCCGTGCGCGTGACGCACTTGCCGACGGGCCTCATCGTCGCCATCCAGGTGACGCGCAGCCAGATCAAGAACCGCGAGATGGCCTTCCAAATCCTCAAGCAGCGCCTCTACGACATGGAGATGCGCAAGCGCGAGGAAGAGGACGCCAAGGCGCGCGGCGAGCAGAAGAAGATCGAGTGGGGATCGCAAATCCGCTCGTACGTCCTCGACAAGCAGTACATCAAGGACCACCGCACGGGACTCATGCGCCACGATCCATCGAACGTCCTCGACGGCGACATCGAGGACTTGCAGTGGGCAGGGCTCGAGTGGCTGGCGGGCAAGCGCGTGACGGAAACGGCGGACGTCGAGGAGTAACCGTGTGAATCGGGGCGGGTGTGGCATCCGCTCCTTCGCTTTGTCTGTGGAGGGCGTGAAGTAAGCCGTTTGGCGAGTTTCGAACTCTCGGCGGTAAAATTCGACGGTGAACGCCCTGCCCGAGTCTTCTTCGCACCGCGCAAGCGCGGTGCTTTCTTTGTTAGAGGGCCTGTATCCCGACGCTCGCACGGAATTGGAGTTCAAAAGCCCCTTCGAGCTTCTCGTGGCGACCGTGCTGTCGGCTCAAGCGACCGACAAGAGCGTGAACGCCGCGACGCCGGCGCTGTTCTCGAAATACCCGACGGCCTTCGAGCTCGCTCAGGCATCGCCCGAGGACGTGGAGCCCCTCATCAAGACGATCGGGCTGTATCGTAACAAGGCCAAGAACCTCGTCGGTCTCGCCATCCGGCTCGTGGAGCGTCACGGCGGTCAAGTGCCGAACGACTTCGACGCCGTGACGGCCTTGCCGGGCGCGGGACGCAAGACGGCGAACGTCGTGCTGTCGAACGCCTTCGGAGTCGCGGCGATCGCGGTGGACACGCACGTGGGTCGTCTCTCGCGTCGGTTGGGCTTGAGCGAGCACACCAATCCTGACAAGGTGGAACGCGACCTTCAGCGGCTCTTTCCGAGCGAGCGTTGGACGTTCTTGCATCACGCGCTGATCTTGCACGGACGCCGCGTCTGCCTCGCGCGAAAACCGCTGTGCGGCGAGTGCCTCATCGCGTCGGTGTGTCCGCGAATCGGGGTGGCGTGATGGCCACGGCCGAACGAGCGCGCGTCAACTTCCGCTTCTCGCCGCAAGCGTGGCTGTACCTCGCGAGCGCGTTCACCTTCGGGTTGGCGCAGGCGCAACTTCAGCTGTTCTTGAACTTCTACCTCGGGGCGCTCGGGCTGGGGTCGGCGTGGCAAGGATTCCTCAACGCGCTTCCGGCGCTCACGCTCGTCGTGGCGGGCATTCCGGCGGCGGCCCTCGCGCGTCGCGTCGGCTACGCGCGCACGTTGCAGCTCGGCGCGTTCTTGTCGACCCTCGGCTTCGTGTTGCTCGCCACGGCGCGCGGACCCGCGCTCGCCGTGACGGGGGCGCTCGTGCAAGGAATCGGGGCGGCGTTCAGCGTCGTGTCCGGAGCGCCCTTCTTGGCGGGACACTCCGAGGAGCGCGAGCGCGTGACGCTCTTCAGCGTGCAGACGGCCCTCATGACGGGCGCGGGCTTCTTGGGGAACATGGTGGGCGGTCAAGTGCCCGAGTGGTACGCGGACGTGTTCGGCGGTACGACGCGCGATCTCGACTCGTTGCGCGCGGCCCTGCTCGCCGGCGGTGTGTTTCAGCTTCTGGGCCTCTTGCCGATCGCGTTCCTGAGCGGCAGCAAGACGGGCATTCGCTCGGAAGGACGCACCTTGAGCGTCAAGAACAAGGGGTTGATGTTCCGACTCGTCTTGCCGAACTTGCTCGTGGGCCTCGGAGCGGGCGCGACGATTCCGTTCCTGAACATCTTCATCGAGGGGAAGTTCGACGTGTCGTACGCGTCCCTCGGGCAGCTCTTCGCCTGGACGAGCCTCGCGACGGCGGCGGCGGTGATGGTACAGCCGTGGCTGGTGCGGCGTTTCGGACGATTGAGGAGCATCCTGATCGTACAAGGCGGCAGCCTGCC
This genomic window from Deinococcus yavapaiensis KR-236 contains:
- the pstB gene encoding phosphate ABC transporter ATP-binding protein PstB yields the protein MQSILSCKNVDIHYGANHAVKNVSMDVVPGTVNALIGPSGCGKTTFLRALNRMHDLTPGARVTGEILLDGENIYRPDVDAVAIRRRVGMVFQKPNPFPTMSVMDNVVSGLRLAGMKNKDQLMEACERALRQAALWDEVKDRLKLPGSSLSGGQQQRLCIARALAVQPEILLMDEPTSALDPQSTARIEDLMADLKKVTTIIIVTHNMQQAGRVSDTTSFFLNGDMVERGPTSDIFVSPRDERTEAYIRGRFG
- the hisB gene encoding imidazoleglycerol-phosphate dehydratase HisB, which gives rise to MTRTATVSRDTKETQIRVSIDLDSPGGTVRTGHGFLDHMLDQLSRHGRLGLTVEATGDLHIEPHHLVEDTGITVGQALGEALGKRVGIERYGSAFVPMDETLAHVVVDLSGRAHLAFEPEKLDVWGAAGNFTHYHLREFLRGLSNHAGMTLHVRLLAGREAHHVIEAIMKAFARALRDAVKVTSDELASTKGLL
- the glgB gene encoding 1,4-alpha-glucan branching protein GlgB; the encoded protein is MSIPAVPSYLDFWSLASGENVRPDLILGAHVTTEDGVSGVRFACWAPNARTVAVVGDFNGWNPFVHPMQRHDLGFWHVFVPNAEHGQLYKFAVTDQAGRTVHKSDPYGRFMELRPNTASVVWSPEPFEWTDNHWMATRTHAYDAPMSIYEVHLASWSKREDGWYLDYREIGHRLTAYAAELGFTHVELMGVLEHPFDGSWGYQVTGYYAPTSRHGTPEDFRWMVNHLHENGIGVILDWVPGHFPTDESGLAHWDGTSLFEYADPRKGYHPDWNTYVFDYGRNEVVSFLMGSALIWLEDYHVDGLRVDAVASMIYLDFSRNEWIPNVYGGRENLEAISFMKRLNDTVHGRNPGAMMIAEESTAFPGVTWPTPAGLGFDYKWAMGWMNDTLAYFEKDPIYRQFEHHKVTFFNVYRQSEHFILAISHDEVVHLKKSMVGKMPGNWYEQRAGLRAFLALQWATPGKKLLFMGQEFAQGPEWNFAEGLPWYVLDHAEHAGVQRLVRDLNHLYRDLPALHKGDHEQTGQRWLGSDDASNSVYSFLRCDPTSGAYVVVVASLTPLYREQYKIGVPEAGRYKVVLSTDAREYGGYSTYEGDLTAVEGAWHGQPNHLRLNLAPNSVLYLVKE
- a CDS encoding MFS transporter produces the protein MATAERARVNFRFSPQAWLYLASAFTFGLAQAQLQLFLNFYLGALGLGSAWQGFLNALPALTLVVAGIPAAALARRVGYARTLQLGAFLSTLGFVLLATARGPALAVTGALVQGIGAAFSVVSGAPFLAGHSEERERVTLFSVQTALMTGAGFLGNMVGGQVPEWYADVFGGTTRDLDSLRAALLAGGVFQLLGLLPIAFLSGSKTGIRSEGRTLSVKNKGLMFRLVLPNLLVGLGAGATIPFLNIFIEGKFDVSYASLGQLFAWTSLATAAAVMVQPWLVRRFGRLRSILIVQGGSLPFLAMLGFAPSLAFVTAALFTRGALMNAAGPVYTAYAMDELPEEDRGVYSAVNTIAWDLGWAASSLASGFVRAALPFNAAFDVLFANTLVMYTLSVVAIYVLLYRRARRS
- the hisH gene encoding imidazole glycerol phosphate synthase subunit HisH translates to MTTLLLDYGAGNIRSAHKALLRAGLDAEVTSDPARLSNAEAIVVPGQGHFRQVMDAFRSSGFEDPLRAALASGTPLLGICVGMQLLFEGSEEAPGTPGLGLLKGVVRRFEGDLSVPQMGWNSVDKVGDSPLLNDVPCPAYVYFANSYYVGLDADVEAGGISEYGVPFWSAVSHGNVHATQFHPEKSGPVGLSILESFKRNVVEKRRTALE
- the nth gene encoding endonuclease III; the protein is MNALPESSSHRASAVLSLLEGLYPDARTELEFKSPFELLVATVLSAQATDKSVNAATPALFSKYPTAFELAQASPEDVEPLIKTIGLYRNKAKNLVGLAIRLVERHGGQVPNDFDAVTALPGAGRKTANVVLSNAFGVAAIAVDTHVGRLSRRLGLSEHTNPDKVERDLQRLFPSERWTFLHHALILHGRRVCLARKPLCGECLIASVCPRIGVA
- a CDS encoding DUF1206 domain-containing protein, whose translation is MNVGHKVKEQAKSAAHEVAPWIERLARFGYVCKGVIYGTVGVLALRAAFDAGRVTDQRGALARLGDAPFGQFLLVVLGLGLIGYALWQLVRAVLDPEHQGHGAKGIVKRIGFFLSAIAYVSLALYAMGRAGIGASRSGGGSQDEWTAQLMARPFGEWLVALIGLGVLAVAGNQLYVAYKALFMKRIDVTGLDPKLQDGIRKAGRVGIAARGTVFGLLGVFLIQAAWTNDPSKAGGLADALRELERAPVGPWLLVVVALGVIAYGAYAVAQGRYRRIRVA
- the prfB gene encoding peptide chain release factor 2 (programmed frameshift), with protein sequence MQELLEKLAALREYLDIPGKARRLNELDHMLEDPSLWNDPNKGRQVSQEANSVRRVVEGYERLKSDAQGLAEMMEMASDEEREMLLEEQESIQHRVDDLYKETLFTMKHADAPAIVKVKSGAGGTESQDWAGMLQRMYMRWAERHGFKVDLLDEQAGEQAGVVSAEFIVRGDRAFGMMVPEHGVHRLVRVSPFDSNNRRHTSFASVDVVPEVPEQEIDIVVPDSEVRVDVYRSQGAGGQGVNTTDSAVRVTHLPTGLIVAIQVTRSQIKNREMAFQILKQRLYDMEMRKREEEDAKARGEQKKIEWGSQIRSYVLDKQYIKDHRTGLMRHDPSNVLDGDIEDLQWAGLEWLAGKRVTETADVEE